A window of the Streptomyces sp. JB150 genome harbors these coding sequences:
- a CDS encoding DUF6191 domain-containing protein: MFNFFEELFAPGRKHTQDEQNRLELTREDVGDGDPGRGPIDLTSGKVVIRRPDADPAEPADPGGRANPGDEEPDGD; the protein is encoded by the coding sequence GTGTTCAACTTCTTCGAGGAACTGTTCGCCCCGGGCCGCAAGCACACCCAGGACGAACAGAACCGCCTGGAGCTGACGCGCGAGGACGTCGGCGACGGGGATCCCGGCCGCGGCCCGATAGACCTCACCTCCGGGAAGGTCGTCATACGACGGCCCGACGCTGACCCGGCGGAACCGGCGGACCCGGGGGGCCGGGCGAACCCGGGGGACGAGGAACCGGACGGGGACTGA
- a CDS encoding PQQ-dependent sugar dehydrogenase gives MTSGSRAGDRRVEGTKIVQRRAVSAVLAAAALVLTAGCSSEDDGGPPGGTASATPSRTTTERSPSAGGGTAEKAPPATGTVKVVRTVAEDLDSPWGLAPLPDGDLLVSSRDEGTIVRVDGETGEKTQLGEVPGVSAAGEGGLLGIALSPEYASDHMVYAYFTSVSDNRIVRMLYDEKKPAGEQLGAPDTIFKGIPKGFVHNGGRIAFGPDRMLYAGTGESGEEGLSQDKESLGGKILRLTPEGEPAPGNPFPDSAVYSYGHRNVQGLAWDARQRLFAAEFGQDTWDELNAIEPGGNYGWPEAEGRSGESGFRDPIAQWSTDEASPSGIAYAEGSIWMAGLGGERLWRVPLKGTKASADPQSFLEGEHGRLRTVVPAGGDRLWLVTSETDGRGSPGEGDDRILELQVS, from the coding sequence ATGACAAGTGGAAGCCGGGCTGGAGACCGCCGCGTCGAAGGGACCAAGATCGTGCAACGTCGAGCTGTGTCGGCCGTGCTGGCCGCAGCCGCGCTCGTGCTGACCGCCGGGTGCTCCTCCGAGGACGACGGAGGGCCACCGGGCGGCACCGCGAGCGCCACCCCGAGCCGTACGACGACGGAGCGGTCCCCGTCCGCGGGCGGCGGCACGGCCGAGAAGGCCCCGCCGGCGACCGGCACCGTCAAGGTGGTGCGCACCGTCGCCGAGGACCTGGACAGCCCGTGGGGCCTCGCCCCGCTGCCGGACGGCGATCTGCTGGTCTCCTCGCGCGACGAGGGCACGATCGTGCGCGTCGACGGCGAGACGGGCGAGAAGACGCAGCTGGGCGAGGTCCCCGGTGTCTCCGCGGCCGGTGAGGGCGGCCTGCTCGGCATCGCCCTGTCCCCGGAGTACGCCTCGGACCACATGGTCTACGCGTACTTCACCTCCGTCTCGGACAACCGCATCGTCCGCATGCTCTACGACGAGAAGAAGCCCGCCGGCGAACAGCTCGGCGCCCCGGACACGATCTTCAAGGGCATCCCGAAGGGCTTCGTCCACAACGGCGGGCGGATCGCCTTCGGCCCCGACAGGATGCTCTACGCCGGCACGGGCGAGAGCGGCGAGGAGGGCCTGTCCCAGGACAAGGAGTCCCTGGGCGGCAAGATCCTCCGCCTCACCCCGGAAGGGGAGCCCGCCCCGGGCAACCCGTTCCCGGACTCCGCGGTGTACTCGTACGGGCACCGCAATGTGCAGGGCCTCGCCTGGGACGCCAGACAGCGCCTGTTCGCCGCGGAGTTCGGCCAGGACACCTGGGACGAGCTGAACGCGATCGAGCCGGGCGGCAACTACGGCTGGCCGGAGGCCGAGGGCAGGTCCGGCGAGTCCGGCTTCCGCGACCCGATAGCCCAGTGGTCCACCGACGAGGCCTCCCCCAGCGGCATCGCCTACGCCGAGGGCTCGATCTGGATGGCGGGCCTGGGCGGCGAGCGTCTGTGGCGCGTTCCGCTGAAGGGCACGAAGGCCTCGGCCGACCCGCAGTCCTTCCTGGAGGGCGAGCACGGCCGGCTGCGCACGGTCGTCCCCGCGGGCGGCGACCGGCTGTGGCTGGTCACCAGCGAGACGGACGGCCGTGGCTCCCCCGGTGAGGGCGACGACCGCATCCTGGAGCTCCAGGTGAGCTGA